A DNA window from Streptomyces bacillaris contains the following coding sequences:
- a CDS encoding phage holin family protein gives MKNFVVKTIANAGALAVAIWLLGNITLEGGSTGRKVLTLILVALIFGLVNFLVKPVVQLLTFPLFILTLGLITLVVNALMLLLTSWLAGVFDLSFHVEGFWTAVLGALIISVVSWALNMVLPDED, from the coding sequence ATGAAGAATTTCGTAGTCAAGACGATCGCCAACGCGGGCGCGCTGGCCGTGGCCATCTGGCTGCTGGGGAACATCACGCTGGAGGGCGGCTCCACCGGCCGCAAGGTCCTCACCCTGATCCTGGTCGCGCTGATCTTCGGCCTGGTGAACTTCCTGGTCAAGCCGGTGGTCCAGCTGCTGACCTTCCCCTTGTTCATTCTGACGCTCGGACTGATCACCCTGGTGGTCAACGCCCTGATGCTGCTGCTGACCTCCTGGCTGGCCGGGGTCTTCGACCTCAGCTTCCACGTCGAGGGCTTCTGGACCGCGGTCCTGGGCGCCCTGATCATCTCGGTCGTCTCCTGGGCCCTCAACATGGTCCTGCCGGACGAGGACTGA
- a CDS encoding SsgA family sporulation/cell division regulator yields the protein MRESVQAEVMMSFLVSEELSFRIPVELRYEVADPYAIRMTFHLPGDAPVTWAFGRELLLDGLNSPSGDGDVHIGPTEPEGLGDVHIRLQVGADRALFRAGTAPLVAFLDRTDKLVPLGQEHTLGDFDGNLEEALGRILAEEQNAG from the coding sequence ATGCGCGAGTCGGTTCAAGCAGAGGTCATGATGAGCTTCCTCGTCTCCGAGGAGCTCTCGTTCCGTATTCCGGTGGAGCTCCGTTACGAGGTGGCTGATCCCTATGCCATCCGGATGACGTTCCATCTGCCCGGCGATGCCCCGGTGACCTGGGCATTCGGTCGTGAGCTGCTGCTGGACGGGCTCAACAGCCCCAGCGGCGACGGCGATGTGCACATCGGGCCCACGGAGCCCGAGGGCCTCGGCGATGTGCACATCCGCCTTCAGGTGGGCGCGGACCGGGCGCTGTTCCGCGCCGGTACGGCACCGCTGGTGGCGTTTCTCGACAGAACCGACAAGCTGGTGCCGCTCGGTCAGGAGCACACGCTGGGTGACTTCGACGGGAACCTGGAGGAGGCGCTCGGCCGCATCCTCGCGGAGGAGCAGAACGCGGGCTGA
- a CDS encoding DUF805 domain-containing protein, giving the protein MDWYLAVLKNYAGFSGRARRKEFWMFTLISFVISIVLSIIGSLIGTEILSYIYSLAILIPSLAVAVRRLHDTSRSGWWLLIALVPLVGFIVLIVFFASEGKQEPNQHGTNPKLAPQVG; this is encoded by the coding sequence GTGGACTGGTACCTGGCAGTACTCAAGAACTACGCAGGCTTCAGCGGGCGCGCGCGCCGCAAGGAGTTCTGGATGTTCACGCTGATCAGCTTCGTGATCAGCATCGTTCTGTCGATCATCGGTAGCCTGATCGGCACGGAGATCCTCTCCTACATCTACTCCCTCGCGATCCTGATCCCGTCGCTCGCGGTCGCGGTGCGCCGTCTGCACGACACCAGCCGCTCGGGCTGGTGGCTGCTGATCGCGCTGGTCCCGCTGGTCGGTTTCATCGTCCTGATCGTCTTCTTCGCCTCCGAGGGCAAGCAGGAGCCGAACCAGCACGGCACCAACCCGAAGCTGGCTCCGCAGGTGGGCTGA
- a CDS encoding cupin domain-containing protein, whose product MKAFRLDELEAERAANDGAYLQFVRERNMSVGLYALDAGALDPQQPHQQDEVYFVVSGRASITVGMETTQVGRGSVVYVPAGVAHKFHHITEDLRVMVVFSPPEG is encoded by the coding sequence ATGAAGGCATTCAGACTGGACGAGCTGGAGGCGGAACGGGCCGCCAACGACGGCGCCTACCTGCAGTTCGTGCGGGAGCGGAACATGTCCGTCGGCCTGTACGCCCTGGACGCGGGGGCGCTCGACCCGCAGCAGCCGCACCAGCAGGACGAGGTGTACTTCGTCGTCAGCGGCCGTGCGTCGATCACGGTCGGGATGGAGACGACCCAGGTCGGCCGGGGGAGCGTCGTCTATGTGCCGGCCGGGGTCGCCCACAAGTTCCACCACATCACCGAGGACCTGCGGGTGATGGTCGTCTTCTCGCCTCCGGAGGGCTGA
- a CDS encoding metallophosphoesterase has translation MTQGAGQEPVVRTATLRDFRVPPYAQTPVPPQAPGAVPPPTPPPHAPEPTAPAPHTAVPPSHPPTPPAPPATVEPPDAPAPHQAPPHPGNAAVGDEPPEGYTPTERDLPVINRGDTVRIQTVPEARPETGEGRGPLYVVGDVHGYLDELVAALAAQGLIDADGNWAAGNARLWFLGDFTDRGPDGIGVIDLVMRLSAEAAAAGGYCKALMGNHELLLIGAKRFSDTPVNSGAGTATFQAAWLLNGGQKSDMDRLQDVHLQWMSRLDAVVEEDGHLLMHSDTTAYLDYGSTIEDVNDTITAILTRNDADECWDLFRKLTKRFAFRDEGGADAVRELLSTYGGQRIVHGHSPIPYLLGEVGTEDGEDGSGPVVNGPHVYADGLAIAMDGGVTMAGKLLVVQLPLHD, from the coding sequence ATGACTCAGGGGGCCGGTCAGGAACCCGTGGTGCGGACGGCGACGTTGCGTGACTTCCGGGTTCCGCCGTATGCGCAGACGCCCGTACCACCGCAGGCGCCCGGCGCGGTGCCGCCCCCGACACCACCCCCGCACGCGCCGGAGCCGACCGCGCCCGCGCCGCACACCGCCGTGCCCCCGTCGCACCCGCCCACGCCCCCCGCGCCGCCGGCCACCGTGGAGCCCCCGGACGCGCCCGCACCGCACCAGGCGCCGCCCCACCCCGGCAACGCGGCCGTCGGTGACGAGCCCCCGGAGGGGTACACCCCCACCGAGCGCGACCTCCCCGTCATCAACCGCGGCGACACCGTCAGGATCCAGACCGTCCCCGAGGCGCGCCCCGAGACCGGGGAGGGTCGCGGCCCGCTCTACGTCGTCGGGGACGTCCACGGCTATCTGGACGAGCTGGTGGCCGCCCTCGCCGCCCAGGGACTCATCGACGCCGACGGCAACTGGGCCGCGGGGAACGCCCGGCTCTGGTTCCTGGGCGACTTCACCGACAGGGGCCCCGACGGCATCGGCGTCATCGACCTCGTCATGCGGCTCTCCGCCGAGGCGGCGGCCGCGGGCGGCTACTGCAAAGCTCTGATGGGCAATCACGAGCTGCTCCTCATCGGCGCCAAGCGGTTCTCCGACACCCCCGTCAACTCCGGGGCCGGAACCGCCACCTTCCAGGCCGCCTGGCTGCTCAACGGCGGACAGAAGAGCGACATGGACCGCCTCCAGGACGTGCACCTCCAGTGGATGTCCCGGCTCGACGCGGTCGTCGAGGAGGACGGGCATCTGCTGATGCACTCCGACACGACGGCCTACCTCGACTACGGCTCCACCATCGAGGACGTCAACGACACGATTACCGCCATCCTCACGCGCAACGACGCCGACGAGTGCTGGGACCTCTTCCGCAAGCTCACCAAGCGGTTCGCCTTCCGCGACGAGGGGGGCGCCGACGCGGTGCGCGAGCTGCTGTCCACGTACGGCGGACAGCGCATCGTCCATGGCCACAGCCCGATCCCGTACCTCCTGGGCGAGGTCGGCACGGAGGACGGCGAGGACGGTTCGGGCCCGGTGGTGAACGGCCCGCACGTCTACGCGGACGGGCTCGCCATCGCCATGGACGGCGGGGTGACCATGGCCGGAAAGCTACTGGTCGTCCAACTCCCCCTGCATGACTGA
- the thiC gene encoding phosphomethylpyrimidine synthase ThiC, producing MTTADARTPASKQNGTPDGAIPDDGAGKSIGWHKGYVQGSRPDLRVPVRQVHLTNGKDVTLYDTSGPYTDPAIDTDVRRGLAPLRENWIIARGDTEEYAGRPVRPEDDGVKHTSPRGGLRNLDAVFPGRPRQPRRSRDGRPVTQLAYARRGEITPEMEYVAIRENVEAEVVREEIAAGRAVLPANVNHPEIEPMIIGKRFLVKVNANIGNSAVTSSIEEEVDKMTWATKWGADTVMDLSTGRNIHTTREWVLRNSPVPIGTVPLYQALEKVDGRAEELTWEIYKDTVIEQAEQGVDYMTVHAGVRLPYVPLTARRKTGIVSRGGSIMAAWCLAHHKESFLYEHFEELCEILATYDVTYSLGDGLRPGSIADANDEAQFAELRTLGELNTIAKRFGVQTMIEGPGHVPMHKIKENIDLQQEICEEAPFYTLGPLTTDVAPAYDHITSGIGAAMIAWWGTAMLCYVTPKEHLGLPNRDDVKTGVITYKIAAHAADLAKGHPGAQEWDDALSDARFEFRWEDQFNLALDPDTAREFHDETLPAEPAKTAHFCSMCGPKFCSMKISQDIRRQHGGSQEEIEEGMAEKSKEFAAAGNRVYLPIAD from the coding sequence ATGACCACAGCGGACGCACGCACGCCTGCCTCGAAACAGAACGGAACGCCCGACGGCGCGATTCCGGACGACGGGGCCGGGAAGTCCATCGGCTGGCACAAGGGGTACGTCCAGGGCTCGCGCCCGGACCTCCGGGTGCCGGTCCGACAGGTGCACCTCACCAATGGCAAGGACGTGACGCTGTACGACACGTCGGGGCCGTACACCGATCCCGCCATCGACACCGACGTCCGCCGCGGCCTCGCGCCCCTGCGGGAGAACTGGATCATCGCGCGCGGCGACACCGAGGAGTACGCGGGCCGCCCGGTCCGCCCCGAGGACGACGGGGTCAAGCACACCTCGCCGCGCGGCGGGCTGCGCAACCTCGACGCGGTCTTCCCCGGCCGTCCGCGCCAGCCGCGCCGCAGCCGCGACGGACGGCCCGTCACCCAGCTCGCGTACGCCCGGCGCGGGGAGATCACCCCGGAGATGGAGTACGTCGCGATCCGGGAGAACGTCGAGGCCGAAGTCGTACGCGAGGAGATCGCGGCGGGCCGGGCGGTGCTGCCGGCCAACGTCAACCACCCCGAGATCGAGCCGATGATCATCGGCAAGCGGTTCCTGGTGAAGGTCAACGCCAACATCGGCAACTCGGCCGTCACCTCCTCCATCGAGGAGGAGGTGGACAAGATGACCTGGGCGACGAAGTGGGGCGCCGACACGGTCATGGACCTGTCCACCGGCCGCAACATCCACACCACCCGCGAGTGGGTGCTGCGCAACTCCCCCGTGCCGATCGGAACGGTGCCGCTCTACCAGGCGTTGGAGAAGGTGGACGGCCGGGCCGAGGAGCTGACCTGGGAGATCTACAAGGACACCGTCATCGAGCAGGCCGAGCAGGGCGTGGACTACATGACGGTGCACGCCGGGGTGCGCCTGCCGTACGTCCCGCTGACGGCCCGTCGCAAGACCGGCATCGTCTCGCGCGGCGGCTCGATCATGGCGGCCTGGTGCCTGGCGCACCACAAGGAGTCGTTCCTCTACGAGCACTTCGAGGAGCTGTGCGAGATCCTCGCGACGTACGACGTCACCTACTCCCTCGGTGACGGGCTGCGCCCCGGGTCGATCGCGGACGCCAACGACGAGGCGCAGTTCGCCGAACTGCGCACGCTGGGCGAGCTGAACACGATCGCCAAGCGGTTCGGCGTGCAGACGATGATCGAGGGCCCCGGGCACGTCCCGATGCACAAGATCAAGGAGAACATCGACCTCCAGCAGGAGATCTGCGAGGAGGCGCCGTTCTACACGCTCGGCCCGCTGACCACGGATGTCGCGCCCGCCTACGACCACATCACCTCGGGCATCGGCGCCGCGATGATCGCCTGGTGGGGGACGGCGATGCTCTGTTACGTCACGCCCAAGGAGCACCTGGGGCTGCCCAACCGGGACGACGTGAAGACCGGGGTCATCACCTACAAGATCGCCGCCCACGCCGCCGACCTCGCCAAGGGGCACCCGGGCGCGCAGGAGTGGGACGACGCGCTCTCGGACGCGCGGTTCGAGTTCCGGTGGGAGGACCAGTTCAACCTGGCCCTCGACCCGGACACGGCCCGGGAGTTCCACGACGAGACGCTGCCCGCGGAGCCGGCGAAGACGGCGCACTTCTGCTCGATGTGCGGGCCGAAGTTCTGCTCGATGAAGATCTCCCAGGACATCCGCCGTCAGCACGGCGGTTCGCAGGAGGAGATCGAGGAGGGCATGGCCGAGAAGTCGAAGGAGTTCGCGGCCGCCGGCAACCGGGTCTACCTGCCGATCGCGGACTAG
- a CDS encoding cystathionine gamma-lyase — translation MSTLGDGTRAVRAGLPAPEQYEPSLPGPVFAAHFHLSGEPVGPYTYGRDTNPTWTHLERAIGELEAPGEEVSTTVFASGMAAISAVLFSQLRAGDTVVLPDDGYQALPLVREQLTAFGVEVRTAPTGGDAQLALLEGAKLLWIESPSNPGLDVCDIRRLVTAAHEAGTLVAVDNTLATPIGQRPLELGADFSVASDTKGMTGHGDILLGHVTCRDDRLAADVRRWRKVVGAIPGPMEAWLAHRSLATLQLRVKRQCATALALAEALAKRSEVTGLRYPGLPTDPSHATAVRQMRRFGSVVSFELADRGTAERFLDALRLVDDATSFGGVRSTAERRGRWGGDAVPEGFIRFSVGAEDPEDLLADVERALDEAAR, via the coding sequence ATGAGCACCCTGGGCGACGGAACGCGCGCGGTACGCGCCGGACTTCCCGCACCGGAACAGTACGAACCGTCCCTGCCCGGACCGGTCTTCGCCGCGCACTTCCACCTCTCCGGTGAGCCGGTGGGCCCCTACACCTACGGCCGGGACACCAACCCGACCTGGACCCATCTGGAGCGGGCCATCGGCGAGCTGGAGGCGCCCGGCGAGGAGGTGAGCACCACCGTCTTCGCCTCCGGCATGGCGGCGATCAGCGCGGTCCTCTTCTCCCAGCTCCGCGCCGGGGACACCGTGGTGCTCCCCGACGACGGCTACCAGGCGCTGCCGCTCGTACGGGAGCAGCTGACGGCCTTCGGCGTCGAGGTCCGCACCGCGCCGACCGGCGGCGACGCCCAGCTGGCGCTGCTGGAGGGAGCGAAGCTGCTGTGGATCGAGAGCCCCTCCAACCCGGGCCTGGACGTCTGCGACATCCGCCGGCTGGTGACGGCGGCGCACGAGGCGGGGACGCTGGTCGCCGTCGACAACACCCTGGCCACTCCCATCGGTCAGCGCCCGCTGGAGCTGGGCGCGGACTTCTCGGTCGCCAGCGACACCAAGGGTATGACGGGGCACGGAGACATCCTCCTGGGCCATGTCACCTGCCGTGACGACCGACTGGCCGCCGACGTACGGCGCTGGCGCAAGGTGGTCGGCGCGATTCCGGGCCCGATGGAGGCCTGGCTCGCCCACCGTTCGCTCGCCACGCTCCAGCTGCGCGTCAAGCGCCAGTGCGCCACGGCGCTGGCCCTCGCCGAGGCGCTGGCCAAGCGGTCCGAGGTGACCGGGCTGCGGTATCCGGGGCTGCCCACCGACCCGTCGCACGCGACGGCCGTGCGCCAGATGCGGCGCTTCGGCTCGGTGGTCTCGTTCGAGCTGGCCGACCGGGGGACCGCCGAGCGCTTCCTGGACGCGCTGCGGCTGGTCGACGACGCGACGAGTTTCGGCGGCGTACGGTCCACCGCCGAGCGCCGGGGCCGCTGGGGCGGCGACGCCGTGCCGGAGGGGTTCATCCGCTTCTCGGTCGGTGCGGAGGACCCGGAGGACCTGCTGGCGGACGTCGAGCGGGCGTTGGACGAGGCGGCCCGCTAG
- a CDS encoding IclR family transcriptional regulator, with protein MTTASSTAVPTLIGSVQRALRLLEAVGTHRDGAPAKQLAREAGLPLPTAYHLLRTLTHEGYLRRENGVFLFGAAAENLAAAQGARSRPATVTDSLAHWRDAIGVPVYCAVYREGEIELIAVADAPDAPAVDEWASFRETGHAHAIGQCLLGQLDEKDREDHLDRHPVRPLTRYSVRDRAALLERLRTLRRGEPVIERQEYALGTVCAAIPVTAGATIAAMAISVPLDREERLLPAVEQLRGEVASLLRSFVFSISI; from the coding sequence TTGACCACGGCATCGAGCACTGCTGTCCCGACGTTGATCGGTTCGGTTCAGCGGGCGTTGAGGCTGCTGGAGGCTGTGGGCACCCATCGGGACGGGGCGCCCGCCAAGCAACTCGCACGTGAGGCCGGCCTACCGCTGCCGACCGCGTACCACCTCCTGCGCACCCTTACCCACGAGGGCTATCTGCGCCGGGAGAACGGCGTCTTCCTCTTCGGTGCCGCCGCCGAGAACCTCGCCGCGGCCCAGGGCGCGAGAAGCCGCCCCGCCACCGTCACCGACTCCCTCGCCCACTGGCGGGACGCCATCGGGGTCCCGGTGTACTGCGCCGTCTACCGCGAGGGCGAGATCGAACTCATCGCGGTCGCGGACGCCCCCGACGCCCCGGCGGTCGACGAGTGGGCCTCCTTCCGCGAGACCGGGCACGCGCACGCGATCGGTCAGTGTCTTCTCGGCCAGCTCGACGAGAAGGACCGCGAGGACCACCTCGACCGGCACCCCGTTCGGCCCCTCACTCGTTACTCAGTGCGAGATCGCGCGGCCCTTCTGGAGCGGCTGCGGACACTGCGCCGGGGTGAACCGGTCATCGAACGCCAGGAGTACGCACTGGGGACCGTCTGTGCCGCCATTCCCGTCACAGCCGGTGCAACCATTGCGGCCATGGCCATTTCCGTACCCCTGGACAGGGAAGAACGGTTGCTGCCCGCAGTCGAACAGCTACGTGGCGAAGTGGCGAGCCTCTTGCGTTCGTTCGTGTTCTCTATCAGTATCTGA
- a CDS encoding DUF5326 family protein, which produces MREIFAGMPWWVKWIAVPVIAIFVFGGLIASIIGFVIGLLFKVLVFVVLVGGLIFVVRKFMSSSSSRGDW; this is translated from the coding sequence ATGCGGGAGATATTCGCGGGAATGCCCTGGTGGGTGAAGTGGATCGCGGTGCCCGTCATCGCCATCTTCGTGTTCGGCGGTCTGATCGCCAGCATCATCGGCTTTGTGATCGGTCTGCTCTTCAAGGTGCTGGTCTTCGTCGTGCTGGTCGGCGGTCTGATCTTCGTCGTACGCAAGTTCATGTCCTCGTCGTCCTCACGCGGCGACTGGTAG
- a CDS encoding GlcG/HbpS family heme-binding protein: MSTTVTTAVAPLTIQDAETLVEAARGAAEAAGVAVAVSVVDAGGHLLAFHRDDRAVLIAGETSTRKAFTALQLDAPTADLVDAVQPGSLFHTLPTALDRPLLFIAGGVPLHRDGRLIGAIGVGGGAPEQDHGFATGAADSLV, from the coding sequence ATGAGCACCACCGTCACCACCGCCGTCGCCCCGCTGACCATCCAGGACGCCGAGACCCTCGTCGAGGCGGCCCGCGGTGCCGCCGAGGCGGCCGGTGTCGCCGTCGCCGTGAGCGTCGTGGACGCGGGCGGGCACCTGCTGGCCTTCCACCGCGACGACCGGGCAGTTCTCATCGCCGGAGAGACCAGCACCCGCAAGGCGTTCACCGCACTGCAGCTCGACGCCCCCACGGCGGACCTGGTCGACGCCGTGCAGCCCGGCAGCCTCTTCCACACCCTGCCGACCGCGCTGGACCGCCCGCTGCTCTTCATCGCCGGAGGCGTCCCTCTGCACCGGGACGGCCGCCTGATCGGCGCCATCGGGGTCGGCGGCGGAGCGCCGGAGCAGGACCACGGGTTCGCGACCGGCGCGGCGGACTCCCTCGTCTGA
- a CDS encoding GNAT family N-acetyltransferase produces MHSPSPLSLVDLPVRRLTRGDLVSCADLSESRGWPRDEHRWGLLLSAGTGYGIAVPEGKGLIAACVMTSYGPRLAAVGMLLVAESHARQGIARRLMRHVMAEAGPTPLALYSTSQGQRLYEQLGFTQVGRTQRVLGRFRPEDRPSAVATRAAAADDLQAMVRLDLPVFGIDRTHIIARLPAFADRIQVAEENGELTGYAALWPSGEAHAVGPLVARDTATAKALVTAVAATTDRPLRADVDARHEELLGWLVERGLERGSGTTVMTFGIADLPGDASRRFAPLTVATG; encoded by the coding sequence ATGCACAGCCCATCACCCCTGTCCCTCGTCGACCTGCCCGTACGGCGCCTCACCCGGGGAGACCTGGTCTCCTGCGCAGACCTCTCCGAGAGCCGGGGCTGGCCACGCGACGAGCACCGATGGGGGCTGCTCCTCTCCGCAGGTACGGGGTACGGAATCGCGGTTCCCGAGGGGAAGGGCCTGATCGCGGCCTGCGTGATGACGTCGTACGGGCCCCGCCTGGCGGCCGTCGGCATGCTGCTCGTGGCCGAAAGCCACGCCCGGCAGGGGATCGCCCGACGGCTCATGCGCCATGTGATGGCGGAGGCCGGGCCCACCCCGCTCGCGCTGTACTCCACATCCCAGGGACAGCGGCTCTACGAGCAGCTGGGCTTCACCCAGGTGGGCCGGACCCAGCGGGTCCTCGGCCGGTTCCGTCCGGAGGACCGGCCTTCGGCCGTCGCCACGCGTGCGGCCGCCGCCGACGATCTGCAGGCGATGGTCCGGCTCGACCTGCCGGTCTTCGGCATCGACCGCACGCACATCATCGCCCGGCTCCCGGCCTTCGCCGACCGGATCCAGGTCGCGGAGGAGAACGGCGAGCTGACCGGGTACGCGGCCCTCTGGCCGAGCGGCGAGGCCCATGCCGTCGGCCCGCTCGTCGCGCGGGACACCGCCACCGCGAAGGCCCTGGTCACCGCAGTGGCCGCGACCACGGACCGGCCGTTGCGGGCCGATGTGGACGCGCGCCACGAGGAGTTGCTCGGCTGGCTGGTGGAGCGCGGTCTCGAACGGGGCTCCGGGACCACGGTGATGACGTTCGGCATCGCGGACCTTCCGGGCGATGCCAGTCGCAGGTTCGCCCCGCTCACGGTCGCGACCGGCTGA
- a CDS encoding NUDIX domain-containing protein, with amino-acid sequence MTERPVVKRTARAILLDGDDLVLIKRTKPGVDPYWLTPGGGVEPEDATVVDALHREVDEELGAKIVDVVPCFVDTVEHIADGGVTGVKVQHFFVCRLASMDVTRRHGPEVDEPCGEYEIVRVPFSRVGIAAVHLVPLSLRHYLDGNIEGVRAMHAPDLG; translated from the coding sequence ATGACCGAACGTCCTGTGGTCAAGCGCACCGCACGCGCCATCCTGCTCGACGGTGACGACCTCGTCCTCATCAAGCGCACGAAGCCGGGGGTCGATCCGTACTGGCTCACGCCCGGCGGTGGGGTGGAGCCGGAGGACGCCACCGTCGTCGACGCCCTGCACCGCGAGGTCGACGAGGAGCTGGGCGCCAAGATCGTCGATGTGGTGCCCTGCTTCGTCGACACCGTCGAGCACATCGCCGACGGCGGCGTGACGGGGGTGAAGGTCCAGCACTTCTTCGTCTGCCGGCTCGCGTCGATGGACGTGACCCGGCGCCATGGCCCGGAGGTCGACGAGCCCTGCGGGGAGTACGAGATCGTCCGGGTGCCGTTCAGCCGGGTCGGGATCGCCGCCGTACATCTCGTACCGCTCTCCCTGCGCCACTATCTGGACGGCAACATCGAAGGCGTACGGGCGATGCACGCACCCGACCTGGGCTGA
- a CDS encoding YibE/F family protein — protein sequence MTSPQSDPAPQPPPQGHTHGHTHSHGPAAPVSKHLRKVIAAVLIPFATAVVVGLIAFWPGGVPDHERTGVGFDRQTQDGKVVQVVKVDCADVNAAQVPPTGDTSTPSGREAVNEQEGECAKATIEVTTGADKGRQFVEVVQPDAPRQLREGQGVVVAYAPDAPRDLQYSVTDVNRKIPMTLLAAIFALAVVAVGRMRGVMALVALAVSFAVLTLFILPAILQGSNPLVVAVIGASAIMLAALYMCHGVTARTSVAVIGTLISLLLIGLLGSLFIGWASLSGNTDDNTGLIHGLYPDIDMSGLLLAGVIIGSLGVLDDVTVTQTSAVWELHQADPRMGWRGLYRAGIRIGRDHIASVVNTLVLAYAGAALPLLLLFSIAQSSVGTVANSELVAEEIVRTLVGSIGLVASVPVTTVLAALVVSADRPGARTSSSTAATPARTGRGRRRKA from the coding sequence GTGACCTCCCCCCAAAGCGACCCCGCACCCCAGCCGCCGCCCCAGGGCCACACCCACGGCCACACGCACAGCCACGGCCCCGCCGCCCCGGTCTCCAAACACCTGCGCAAGGTCATCGCCGCCGTCCTGATCCCGTTCGCCACGGCGGTCGTCGTCGGCCTGATCGCGTTCTGGCCCGGCGGCGTCCCCGACCACGAGCGCACCGGCGTCGGATTCGACCGGCAGACCCAGGACGGCAAGGTCGTCCAAGTCGTCAAGGTCGACTGCGCCGACGTCAACGCCGCGCAGGTCCCACCGACCGGTGACACCTCCACGCCCTCGGGCCGGGAGGCGGTCAACGAGCAGGAGGGGGAGTGCGCGAAGGCGACCATCGAGGTGACCACCGGCGCCGACAAGGGCCGGCAGTTCGTCGAGGTGGTCCAGCCGGACGCGCCGCGCCAGCTGCGCGAGGGCCAGGGGGTGGTGGTGGCGTACGCCCCCGACGCGCCCCGCGACCTCCAGTACAGCGTCACCGACGTCAACCGGAAGATCCCCATGACGCTGCTGGCCGCGATCTTCGCGCTGGCGGTGGTGGCGGTGGGCCGGATGCGCGGGGTGATGGCGTTGGTGGCGCTGGCCGTCTCGTTCGCCGTACTGACCCTGTTCATCCTGCCGGCCATCCTGCAGGGCTCGAATCCGCTGGTGGTGGCGGTGATCGGGGCCAGCGCCATCATGCTGGCGGCGCTCTACATGTGCCACGGGGTGACGGCCCGTACGTCCGTCGCGGTCATCGGCACGCTGATCTCACTGCTGCTGATCGGGCTGCTCGGCTCCCTGTTCATCGGCTGGGCGAGCCTGAGCGGCAACACCGACGACAACACCGGCCTCATCCACGGGCTCTACCCGGACATCGACATGAGCGGTCTGCTGCTGGCCGGTGTCATCATCGGATCGCTCGGGGTGCTCGACGATGTGACGGTCACCCAGACCTCCGCCGTCTGGGAGCTCCACCAGGCGGACCCGCGGATGGGTTGGCGCGGGCTGTACCGGGCAGGTATCCGCATCGGACGGGACCACATCGCCTCGGTCGTGAACACCCTGGTGCTGGCGTACGCGGGCGCGGCGCTGCCGCTGCTGCTGCTCTTCTCCATCGCCCAGAGCAGCGTGGGGACGGTGGCCAACAGCGAGCTTGTGGCCGAGGAGATCGTGCGGACGCTGGTCGGCTCGATCGGGCTGGTGGCCTCGGTGCCGGTGACGACGGTGCTCGCCGCGCTGGTGGTCTCCGCGGACCGCCCGGGCGCCCGCACCTCCTCGTCCACGGCCGCCACCCCCGCCCGGACCGGCAGGGGTCGCCGCCGTAAGGCGTGA